The following proteins come from a genomic window of Solwaraspora sp. WMMA2065:
- a CDS encoding glycosyltransferase family 2 protein — MARSVRNDEVEVTVLLPCLNEAETLEVCIRKARRSLDELGVRGEVLVSDNGSTDGSQEIAVRAGARVSHAPIRGYGGALINGVEQARGRYVIMADADDSYDLSDLGPFIHELRRGRDVVMGNRFRGGIADGAMPFLHRHLGNPVLSWLGRRLFSLKVGDFHCGIRGFNRDRVRQLQLCMPGMEFASELVVRAALNGYDIAEVPTTLRPDGRSRPPHLRTWRDGWRHLRFLLVFAPRKMLIWPGAVLFAVGLIGTVTLVVGPLVVGGIGFDVSTLVYTCLAMLAGAQLLLFGAFALIYGRYEGITDLRQSDRWSRYVRLETCTAGGITLILLGLAGTILAVATWGATGFGAQDASDTMRVVLPSSTAIGLGATLIFAGLFSSLLSLRRVSVAVADQQIPELGPLVVSTH; from the coding sequence GTGGCGCGTTCGGTGCGCAACGACGAGGTCGAGGTCACTGTCCTTCTGCCGTGTCTGAACGAGGCGGAGACGTTGGAGGTGTGCATCCGAAAGGCCCGCCGGTCCCTCGACGAGCTCGGGGTCCGGGGTGAGGTCCTGGTCAGCGATAACGGCTCCACCGACGGCTCACAGGAGATCGCCGTACGCGCCGGTGCCCGGGTGTCGCACGCCCCGATCCGCGGCTACGGCGGAGCGCTGATCAACGGCGTCGAGCAGGCCCGGGGGCGGTACGTCATCATGGCCGACGCCGACGACTCGTACGACCTTTCCGACCTTGGACCGTTCATTCATGAATTGCGCCGCGGTCGGGACGTGGTGATGGGGAACCGGTTCCGCGGCGGCATAGCCGACGGCGCGATGCCGTTCCTGCACCGCCATCTCGGCAACCCGGTGCTCTCCTGGCTCGGCCGCCGCCTGTTCAGCTTGAAAGTGGGCGATTTCCACTGCGGCATCCGCGGCTTCAACCGGGACCGGGTCCGGCAGTTGCAGCTGTGCATGCCGGGCATGGAATTCGCCTCCGAACTGGTCGTCCGGGCCGCGCTCAACGGCTACGACATCGCCGAGGTGCCGACCACCCTGCGCCCCGACGGCCGGAGCCGGCCACCCCACCTGCGGACCTGGCGGGACGGCTGGCGCCACCTGCGGTTCCTGCTGGTGTTCGCCCCACGCAAGATGCTCATCTGGCCCGGTGCGGTGCTGTTCGCGGTCGGCCTGATCGGCACCGTCACGTTGGTCGTCGGCCCGTTGGTCGTCGGCGGGATCGGCTTCGACGTCAGCACCCTCGTCTACACCTGTCTCGCCATGCTCGCCGGCGCACAGCTGCTGCTCTTCGGAGCGTTCGCGCTGATCTACGGCAGATACGAGGGCATTACCGACCTGCGACAGTCCGACCGGTGGAGCCGGTACGTCAGACTGGAGACCTGCACGGCCGGCGGGATCACGTTGATCCTGCTCGGTCTGGCCGGCACCATTCTGGCGGTCGCCACCTGGGGTGCGACCGGCTTCGGCGCCCAGGACGCGAGTGACACCATGCGGGTGGTGCTGCCCTCCTCGACCGCGATCGGCCTCGGCGCGACGCTGATCTTCGCCGGGCTCTTCTCCAGCCTGCTCAGCCTGCGGCGGGTCTCCGTCGCCGTGGCCGATCAGCAGATCCCGGAGCTCGGCCCGCTGGTCGTCAGCACCCACTGA
- a CDS encoding DUF4230 domain-containing protein, translating to MSRSGDVNTPTREFPEYPDGTPDPAGPATPPAESGGRRRGLLGLAAIVGLVVVLLLSTQAAGLLPSWRNPFAQQETDRTQPPVLQSIQDLSRFVAAEGNYQVVVDLEQDRRYVPDFLLNERTLFVGVGTVEAYVDFGQIGEEAISTSEDGLSAQIELPAPQLTDADLDLDNSYVFAEERGLLNRLGEVFGGDPNRRQQVYQLAEDRIAAVARESGIAGRAEENTRKMLTGLLRSLGYEEVSVTFVTP from the coding sequence ATGTCCCGCAGCGGCGATGTCAACACTCCTACTCGGGAATTTCCGGAATATCCCGACGGTACGCCGGACCCGGCCGGGCCGGCTACGCCACCGGCGGAGTCCGGCGGACGTCGGCGCGGGCTGCTCGGTCTCGCCGCAATCGTCGGTCTGGTCGTGGTGCTGCTGCTGTCGACCCAGGCCGCCGGGTTGCTACCGAGTTGGCGCAACCCCTTCGCCCAACAGGAGACCGATCGCACTCAGCCACCGGTGCTGCAGTCGATCCAGGATCTCAGCCGGTTCGTCGCGGCGGAGGGTAACTACCAGGTTGTCGTCGACCTTGAGCAGGACCGACGGTACGTGCCCGATTTCCTGCTCAACGAACGGACGCTGTTCGTCGGGGTCGGAACGGTCGAGGCATACGTCGATTTCGGGCAAATCGGCGAGGAAGCCATATCAACCTCTGAGGATGGTCTTTCTGCGCAGATCGAGTTGCCGGCGCCGCAGCTGACCGATGCCGATCTCGATCTCGACAACAGCTACGTCTTCGCCGAGGAGCGTGGCCTGCTCAACCGTCTCGGTGAGGTGTTCGGCGGTGACCCGAACCGGCGGCAGCAGGTCTACCAGTTGGCCGAGGACCGGATCGCGGCCGTTGCCCGGGAGAGCGGGATCGCCGGGCGGGCCGAGGAGAACACCCGCAAGATGCTGACGGGGCTGTTGCGCTCCCTGGGATATGAGGAAGTCTCAGTCACCTTTGTGACGCCGTAG